One window of Halorarum salinum genomic DNA carries:
- a CDS encoding FAD-binding and (Fe-S)-binding domain-containing protein, with product MSLSNPLPPRGCQGSTTDSSETHVTASERHSPFEEEHDDPATDARANYDYAGETVERPALVADIEGLVDGEVRFDEYTRQLYATDASIYEVTPVGVVFPRDTADVSATVEYCAEREIPVLPRGGGTSLAGQAVNEAVVLDLARHMDDVVEVDPDARRARTQAGAVLADVNAELAPHGLKFAPDPAAGNRSVIGGAIGNNSTGAHSLKYGKTDAYVESCEVVLADGTVTTFGELTLAELRDRADPGGDLEARIHAEVARIVDEDADEVVARYPDMKRNVSGYNLDVLIEEAREGSVNLARLLAGSEGTLAVVTEAEVSLEPVPETKSLAFLTYRSVVDAMEDVPRILEHDAAAVELIDDVLLDLARDTAEFEEVAGMLPDGTEAALLVEFYAETDAAGERKVADLIADHVPDGGGDAGAEGTDDTPAFAALEAHDDAERAAFWKLRKSGLPILLGRTSDAKHASFIEDCAVPPEHLAEYVQGFQEILAEHDTFASFYAHAGPGVLHVRPLVNTKEPIEVEAMESIADAVTDLVVEYGGSVSGEHGDGRARTQWNRKLYGDALWETFRDLKAAFDPDWLLNPGQVCGDARMTENLRFDPEYEFDAGLDPALEWDNENGFRGMAELCHGCGGCRGKQDTTGGVMCPTYRAANEEMLSTRGRANMLRQAMSGDLPEGEQFDVEFMHEVLELCIGCKGCSRDCPSEVDMAKLKAEVTHEYHERNGSSLRDRLFANVDTFAALGSATAPVSNWATKVPGARRALEAAVGISRDRELPAFERETLLDWWADRGPRVPESDAARKAVLFPDTFTNYANPALGRAAVRVLEAAGVHVDVAEQTDSGRPAHSKGFLDRSRAAAAANVEALEPRVADGWDVVLVEPSDAVMFQSDYRDLLGEEADPLASNTYGACEYVDTFRLDEGVDWAAPAESDPLVYHGHCHQKSTKKDHHAVGVLRRAGYEVAPLDSGCCGMAGTFGYEAEHDSLSRAIGGILGDQIADAPDGTVVAPGESCRSQLEDVVGEREPPHPVEALAAALD from the coding sequence ATGTCGCTGTCGAACCCTTTACCACCTCGCGGGTGTCAGGGTTCCACAACTGACTCGAGTGAAACACACGTGACGGCAAGCGAACGACACTCCCCGTTCGAGGAGGAGCACGACGACCCGGCGACCGACGCACGCGCGAACTACGACTACGCGGGCGAGACCGTCGAGCGACCGGCGCTCGTGGCCGACATCGAGGGACTCGTCGACGGCGAGGTCCGCTTCGACGAGTACACCCGCCAACTGTACGCCACCGACGCGAGCATCTACGAGGTGACGCCGGTCGGCGTCGTCTTCCCGCGGGACACCGCCGACGTGAGCGCGACCGTCGAGTACTGTGCCGAGCGGGAGATCCCCGTGCTCCCCCGGGGGGGCGGCACCAGCCTCGCCGGCCAGGCCGTCAACGAGGCGGTCGTCCTCGATCTGGCCCGCCACATGGACGACGTCGTCGAGGTCGACCCCGACGCCCGACGCGCGCGCACCCAGGCCGGCGCCGTGCTGGCCGACGTCAACGCGGAACTGGCCCCGCACGGGCTGAAGTTCGCGCCCGACCCGGCCGCAGGCAACCGGAGCGTCATCGGCGGCGCCATCGGCAACAACTCGACGGGCGCCCACTCGCTGAAGTACGGCAAGACCGACGCCTACGTCGAGTCCTGTGAAGTCGTCCTCGCGGACGGCACGGTCACGACGTTCGGCGAACTCACGCTCGCGGAACTCCGCGACCGCGCGGACCCCGGGGGCGACCTCGAGGCCCGCATCCACGCCGAGGTCGCCCGGATCGTCGACGAGGACGCCGACGAGGTGGTGGCGCGCTACCCCGACATGAAGCGGAACGTCTCGGGGTACAACCTCGACGTGCTGATCGAGGAGGCGCGCGAGGGATCGGTGAACCTGGCGCGCCTGCTGGCCGGCAGCGAGGGGACGCTCGCGGTCGTCACGGAGGCCGAGGTGTCGCTCGAACCCGTGCCGGAGACGAAGTCGCTCGCGTTCCTGACCTACCGGAGCGTCGTCGACGCGATGGAGGACGTGCCCCGCATCCTCGAACACGACGCGGCCGCCGTCGAACTCATCGACGACGTGCTGCTCGACCTCGCGCGCGACACCGCCGAGTTCGAGGAGGTCGCGGGGATGCTCCCCGACGGGACCGAAGCGGCGCTGCTGGTCGAGTTCTACGCCGAGACGGACGCGGCCGGCGAGCGGAAGGTCGCCGACCTGATCGCCGACCACGTGCCCGACGGGGGTGGGGACGCGGGCGCCGAGGGCACCGACGACACGCCCGCGTTCGCGGCGCTCGAGGCCCACGACGACGCCGAGCGGGCGGCGTTCTGGAAGCTCCGCAAGTCGGGGCTCCCCATCCTGCTGGGCCGGACCTCGGACGCGAAGCACGCCTCGTTCATCGAGGACTGCGCCGTGCCGCCCGAGCACCTGGCCGAGTACGTCCAGGGGTTCCAGGAGATCCTCGCCGAGCACGACACGTTCGCGTCCTTCTACGCGCACGCGGGCCCGGGGGTCCTCCACGTCCGCCCGCTCGTGAACACCAAGGAACCCATCGAGGTCGAGGCGATGGAGTCCATCGCGGACGCGGTCACCGACCTGGTCGTCGAGTACGGCGGGTCGGTGTCCGGGGAACACGGCGACGGGCGCGCCCGGACCCAGTGGAACCGGAAGCTGTACGGCGACGCGCTCTGGGAGACGTTCCGCGACCTGAAGGCAGCGTTCGACCCGGACTGGCTGCTCAACCCCGGGCAGGTCTGTGGCGACGCGAGGATGACCGAGAACCTCCGGTTCGACCCCGAGTACGAGTTCGACGCCGGCCTCGACCCCGCGCTCGAGTGGGACAACGAGAACGGCTTCCGGGGGATGGCGGAACTCTGTCACGGCTGTGGCGGCTGTCGGGGCAAGCAGGACACGACCGGCGGCGTCATGTGTCCGACCTACCGGGCCGCCAACGAGGAGATGCTCTCGACCAGGGGGCGGGCGAACATGCTGCGGCAGGCGATGAGCGGCGACCTCCCGGAGGGCGAGCAGTTCGACGTGGAGTTCATGCACGAGGTGTTGGAGCTCTGCATCGGCTGCAAGGGCTGTTCGCGCGACTGTCCCAGCGAGGTCGACATGGCGAAGCTGAAGGCCGAGGTGACCCACGAGTACCACGAGCGCAACGGGTCGAGCCTCCGCGACCGCCTGTTCGCGAACGTGGACACGTTCGCCGCGCTCGGGAGCGCGACCGCCCCCGTCTCGAACTGGGCGACGAAGGTGCCCGGCGCCCGCCGCGCGCTGGAGGCGGCCGTGGGGATCAGCCGCGACCGCGAACTGCCGGCGTTCGAGCGCGAGACGCTGCTCGACTGGTGGGCCGACCGGGGGCCCCGGGTCCCCGAGTCCGACGCGGCCCGGAAGGCGGTGCTGTTCCCGGACACGTTCACGAACTACGCGAACCCGGCGCTCGGGAGGGCGGCGGTCCGCGTGCTCGAGGCCGCCGGCGTCCACGTGGACGTGGCGGAGCAGACGGACTCCGGGCGGCCCGCCCACTCGAAGGGGTTCCTCGACCGGTCGCGGGCGGCCGCGGCGGCGAACGTCGAGGCGCTCGAACCGCGAGTCGCGGACGGCTGGGACGTCGTGCTCGTCGAGCCCTCCGACGCCGTGATGTTCCAGTCGGACTACCGCGACCTGCTCGGCGAGGAAGCCGACCCGCTCGCGAGCAACACGTACGGCGCGTGCGAGTACGTCGATACGTTCCGGCTGGACGAGGGAGTGGACTGGGCGGCCCCGGCGGAGTCGGACCCGCTGGTGTACCACGGCCACTGCCACCAGAAGTCCACGAAGAAGGATCACCACGCGGTCGGCGTGCTCCGGCGGGCCGGCTACGAGGTGGCTCCGCTCGACTCCGGATGCTGTGGGATGGCGGGGACGTTCGGCTACGAGGCCGAGCACGACTCGCTCAGCCGCGCCATCGGGGGCATCCTCGGCGATCAGATCGCGGACGCACCGGACGGGACGGTGGTCGCGCCGGGCGAGTCCTGTCGCTCGCAATTGGAAGACGTCGTGGGCGAGCGGGAGCCGCCCCACCCCGTCGAGGCGTTGGCGGCCGCGCTGGACTGA
- a CDS encoding acyl-CoA thioesterase, producing the protein MSRSFERVWTVRFSDTDPFGIAHYPRIVDAIHETSDMFVQEIGFPFWEISRERGFGLPLVEMNFEFERPVEAGDDVTVELTPSLGTRSVRFEYVARNDGEVAFSGYEQRVCARRGGDGSMDLPDDLRAAMEPYAAD; encoded by the coding sequence ATGAGCCGGTCGTTCGAGCGCGTCTGGACGGTCCGCTTCTCGGACACGGACCCGTTCGGCATCGCGCACTACCCGCGCATCGTCGACGCCATCCACGAGACCTCGGACATGTTCGTCCAGGAGATCGGCTTCCCGTTCTGGGAGATCTCCCGGGAGCGGGGGTTCGGGCTGCCGCTCGTCGAGATGAACTTCGAGTTCGAGCGGCCGGTGGAGGCGGGCGACGACGTGACCGTCGAACTGACGCCGAGCCTCGGGACCCGCAGCGTCCGCTTCGAGTACGTCGCGCGGAACGACGGCGAGGTGGCGTTCTCGGGGTACGAACAGCGGGTGTGTGCCCGCCGGGGCGGCGACGGATCGATGGACCTGCCCGACGACCTCCGGGCGGCGATGGAGCCGTACGCCGCCGACTGA
- a CDS encoding aldehyde dehydrogenase family protein, which translates to MAQEAAESLGIGGNWDRMYVDGEWRETSDRRRLSVENPATREEIATVPEGRPEDVDEAFEAALAAQEGWAARPPQARAEVVQAAMHVMDEHGDELSEVLIAEGGSTHVKAHTELDVLAPGMMAEAAGFPTRSQGTHSDSVIPGKENEVRRVPKGVVGVITPWNVPFHLSMRAVAPAIALGNAVVLKPAPETPIGGGLALAKVFEEAGLPPGVLNVVPGGADPGDAVASHPDADVVSFTGSSEVGKLVARNAGENLSLPALELGGNNPHVVLEDADLDLAVDTAVFGSFFHQGQICISINRHLVHESLYDEYVDGLAERAAALEVGDPAEGADVGPIINEQQRDQMVQFVEESVDAGARVVAGGGHEDLFVEPTVLADVTNDMPTACNEHFGPIAPVIPFSDEEEALEIANDTEYGLTGSVVSEDLGRAKAVARRIDAGMVHVNDQPINDEPHVPFGGVKASGMGRYNGEAILRELTEERWISVQHEPREFPI; encoded by the coding sequence ATGGCGCAGGAAGCCGCGGAGAGCCTCGGAATCGGCGGGAACTGGGATCGCATGTACGTCGACGGGGAGTGGCGCGAGACGTCCGATCGACGACGGCTGAGCGTGGAGAACCCCGCGACGCGAGAGGAGATTGCCACCGTCCCCGAGGGGAGACCCGAGGACGTGGACGAGGCGTTCGAGGCGGCGCTCGCCGCCCAGGAGGGGTGGGCGGCCCGGCCCCCGCAGGCGCGCGCGGAGGTCGTCCAGGCGGCGATGCACGTGATGGACGAGCACGGGGACGAACTGTCGGAGGTGCTCATCGCCGAGGGCGGGAGCACCCACGTGAAGGCCCACACCGAACTCGACGTCCTCGCACCCGGGATGATGGCCGAGGCGGCCGGTTTCCCGACGCGCTCGCAGGGGACCCACTCCGACTCGGTCATCCCCGGCAAGGAGAACGAGGTCCGGCGGGTGCCGAAGGGCGTCGTCGGCGTCATCACGCCGTGGAACGTCCCGTTCCACCTGTCGATGCGCGCGGTCGCGCCCGCCATCGCGCTCGGCAACGCGGTCGTGCTGAAGCCGGCGCCCGAGACGCCCATCGGCGGCGGCCTCGCGCTCGCGAAGGTGTTCGAGGAGGCGGGGCTCCCGCCGGGCGTGCTCAACGTGGTCCCGGGCGGGGCCGACCCCGGCGACGCCGTCGCCTCCCACCCCGACGCGGACGTCGTCTCGTTCACCGGCTCCTCGGAGGTCGGGAAGCTCGTCGCACGGAACGCGGGCGAGAACCTCTCGCTGCCGGCGCTCGAACTCGGCGGCAACAACCCCCACGTCGTGCTGGAGGACGCGGACCTCGACCTGGCGGTCGACACGGCCGTTTTCGGCTCGTTCTTCCACCAGGGGCAGATCTGCATCTCCATCAACCGCCACCTCGTCCACGAGTCGCTGTACGACGAGTACGTCGACGGGCTGGCCGAGCGCGCGGCGGCGCTGGAGGTCGGCGACCCCGCCGAGGGCGCGGACGTGGGGCCGATCATCAACGAGCAACAGCGCGACCAGATGGTCCAGTTCGTCGAGGAGAGCGTCGACGCCGGCGCCCGCGTCGTCGCCGGCGGCGGCCACGAGGACCTGTTCGTCGAGCCGACGGTGCTCGCGGACGTGACGAACGACATGCCGACCGCGTGTAACGAGCACTTCGGCCCCATCGCGCCGGTCATCCCCTTCTCGGACGAGGAGGAGGCCCTCGAGATCGCCAACGACACCGAGTACGGGCTCACCGGCTCGGTCGTCTCGGAGGACCTGGGGCGGGCGAAGGCGGTCGCCCGCCGCATCGACGCGGGGATGGTCCACGTCAACGACCAGCCGATCAACGACGAGCCCCACGTCCCGTTCGGCGGCGTGAAGGCGTCCGGGATGGGCCGCTACAACGGCGAGGCCATCCTGCGCGAGCTCACCGAGGAGCGCTGGATCTCCGTCCAGCACGAGCCGCGGGAGTTCCCGATCTGA
- a CDS encoding tyrosine-type recombinase/integrase has protein sequence MATSDTNGPDQGEPAIRRLVDDFLASKEERGSGAYAASAASVLDRFVDWLGARDRTLADLDDDRRGPQVMRAYAKHLRRRATAEDGISASTANTYYAYVSGCLGYGVRDVALSRNPARTEAAREELPAIEGKRSDQQFWSREQRESLLDHARARAGDAIVAEPFEAYAETRDHALVAVLAFAGVRGAEVLRHRKDDRRGRDGLRWSRVDLEAGTMEVLGKSKTEGKRWQHASLPGPAREALGTLYRVQRPPVDDWPVFESSHAPSLWARAREELEGRGESVETLVAARGDVRELLRAERVAPPALTTDGGRSVLRRLTGGADVDPPDGADYLEPHGARRGIGEELYRIDRGLAQDLLRHEELSTTRDHYQHIDAAERTREIDAELERIGE, from the coding sequence ATGGCCACCTCGGACACGAACGGCCCGGACCAGGGGGAACCCGCCATCCGGCGGCTGGTCGACGACTTCCTCGCCTCGAAGGAGGAGCGGGGCTCGGGGGCCTACGCCGCGAGCGCGGCCTCGGTGCTCGATCGGTTCGTCGACTGGCTGGGGGCACGCGACCGGACCCTCGCGGACCTGGACGACGACCGCCGCGGCCCGCAGGTCATGCGCGCGTACGCGAAGCACCTCCGTCGCCGGGCGACCGCCGAGGACGGCATCTCCGCGTCGACGGCCAACACCTACTACGCGTACGTGTCGGGCTGTCTCGGGTACGGGGTGCGGGACGTGGCGCTCTCGCGCAACCCCGCGCGGACCGAGGCGGCGCGCGAGGAGCTCCCGGCCATCGAGGGAAAACGCTCGGACCAGCAGTTCTGGTCCCGAGAGCAGCGCGAATCGCTCCTCGATCACGCCCGGGCGCGCGCCGGTGACGCCATAGTGGCCGAACCGTTCGAGGCGTACGCGGAGACGCGGGACCACGCGCTCGTGGCCGTGCTCGCGTTCGCGGGCGTCAGGGGTGCCGAAGTGCTCCGCCACCGGAAGGACGACCGCCGGGGGAGGGACGGCCTCCGGTGGTCCCGCGTGGACCTCGAAGCCGGCACGATGGAGGTGCTCGGCAAGTCGAAGACCGAGGGGAAGCGGTGGCAGCACGCCTCCCTGCCGGGCCCGGCGCGGGAGGCGCTCGGGACGCTCTACCGGGTCCAGCGCCCGCCCGTCGACGACTGGCCGGTGTTCGAGTCGAGCCACGCCCCCTCGCTGTGGGCTCGCGCGCGCGAGGAACTGGAAGGTCGCGGCGAGTCGGTGGAGACGCTGGTGGCGGCACGCGGTGACGTCCGCGAACTGCTCCGGGCCGAGCGCGTCGCCCCGCCCGCGCTCACGACCGACGGCGGGCGATCCGTCCTCCGCAGGCTCACGGGGGGGGCGGACGTCGACCCCCCGGACGGCGCCGACTACCTCGAGCCGCACGGCGCCCGTCGGGGCATCGGCGAGGAGCTCTACCGGATCGACCGGGGGCTCGCACAGGACCTGCTCCGCCACGAGGAACTGTCGACGACGCGGGACCACTACCAGCACATCGACGCGGCCGAGCGCACGCGCGAGATCGACGCCGAACTGGAACGGATCGGGGAGTAA
- a CDS encoding DUF3179 domain-containing (seleno)protein, with product MSSHSDARLDDLDDLVDRLLVRDADEHAAAVEELAEAGDERVVPHLLELLVIDAIANDWERFGFPEVLRKHSPPRYLELPEVRWPGVRDALAALAEPDFDSPHAWVEWESWYSQQGIEPLAGFDEWKLRLYRSYLPPVGGLLDAEPRSFDLQDVRWGNCDRSFLAALNAPDFVPGDAVDASGGDASADGDGTDDATAAEHDGSTDDAAGTGDEYERYLKDGDTVFGFELGGVAYAVPRWVLFPHELLNAVLEGVPVSLTYCTLCNAPILYDRRVGGSTAAGGDDDRDVLTFGSSGMLASGNKVMYDEETETLWDQHAGVPIAGDYLAEDPDLVLDVLSVTQTTWGEWKDEYPDTLALDVDTGYDFDYSHYDGELGIFRHYWENGDVVQPGVRREEGELPEKAEVYGVVGDEASEVWVVPRDALADMNVVTGEAAGREVVAFLDATDDVAVYEAPPTPVELVADGLRDAEGDLWAVHRNELHSQDGETRERVVGRHGLWFAFRTHYDRATVLR from the coding sequence GTGTCATCTCACTCCGACGCCCGACTCGACGACCTCGACGACCTCGTCGACCGCCTGCTCGTCCGCGACGCCGACGAGCACGCGGCGGCGGTCGAGGAACTCGCCGAGGCGGGCGACGAGCGGGTCGTCCCCCACCTGCTCGAACTCCTCGTGATCGACGCCATCGCGAACGACTGGGAGCGGTTCGGCTTCCCCGAGGTGCTCCGCAAGCACTCGCCGCCGCGCTACCTCGAACTCCCGGAGGTGCGCTGGCCGGGCGTCCGGGACGCGCTCGCCGCCCTGGCGGAGCCGGACTTCGACTCGCCCCACGCCTGGGTCGAGTGGGAGTCGTGGTACTCGCAGCAGGGGATCGAGCCGCTGGCGGGCTTCGACGAGTGGAAGCTGCGGCTCTACAGGTCGTACCTCCCGCCCGTCGGCGGCCTCCTCGACGCGGAGCCGCGGTCGTTCGACCTCCAGGACGTCAGGTGGGGCAACTGCGACCGGTCGTTCCTCGCGGCGCTGAACGCGCCCGACTTCGTCCCCGGCGACGCGGTGGACGCGTCGGGCGGCGACGCGTCCGCGGACGGCGACGGAACGGACGACGCGACCGCCGCCGAGCACGACGGATCGACCGACGACGCAGCGGGTACGGGCGACGAGTACGAGCGCTACCTGAAGGACGGCGACACGGTCTTCGGCTTCGAACTCGGCGGCGTCGCCTACGCGGTGCCGCGCTGGGTGCTGTTCCCGCACGAACTCCTGAACGCCGTGCTGGAAGGGGTCCCCGTGAGCCTCACCTACTGCACGCTGTGTAACGCGCCCATCCTCTACGACCGGCGCGTCGGCGGCTCCACCGCCGCCGGCGGCGACGACGACCGGGACGTCCTCACCTTCGGCAGTTCGGGGATGCTCGCGTCGGGCAACAAGGTGATGTACGACGAGGAGACCGAGACGCTGTGGGACCAGCACGCGGGCGTCCCCATCGCCGGCGACTACCTCGCCGAGGACCCGGACCTCGTGCTCGACGTGCTGTCGGTCACCCAGACCACGTGGGGCGAGTGGAAGGACGAGTACCCCGACACGCTGGCGCTCGACGTCGACACCGGCTACGACTTCGACTACTCCCACTACGACGGCGAACTCGGCATCTTCCGGCACTACTGGGAGAACGGGGACGTCGTCCAGCCCGGGGTCCGCCGGGAGGAGGGCGAACTCCCCGAGAAGGCCGAGGTGTACGGCGTCGTCGGAGACGAGGCGAGCGAGGTGTGGGTCGTCCCGCGCGACGCGCTGGCCGACATGAACGTCGTGACCGGCGAGGCGGCGGGTCGCGAGGTGGTCGCGTTCCTCGACGCGACCGACGACGTGGCCGTCTACGAGGCGCCGCCGACGCCCGTGGAGCTGGTCGCGGACGGGCTCCGGGACGCCGAGGGGGACCTCTGGGCCGTACACCGGAACGAACTGCACAGCCAGGACGGCGAGACCCGCGAGCGCGTCGTCGGCCGACACGGCCTCTGGTTCGCCTTCCGGACCCACTACGACCGGGCCACGGTCCTCCGGTGA
- a CDS encoding cupin domain-containing protein, with protein MAQQEPEELLEMSSDTRDLLDEHGLRPLWEVEDDFGNVMDDPEADVWHWDDIQAAIDGIEADVPIAELPPGFQRRVAVPINTSLGNAISNTIYVGVQTVSPGETAPSHRHSANALRFTIDGHEEMKTVVAGEEFPMRDNDLVTTPQWEWHDHVNDSDETAAWLDVLDLPLFLDSLNKRQVFENHELERQPVTKTQGYWDSQYGRGRPANERSDGEIPGPFEGVREATPPYRFGWDEMLESLRQRSDNDEPDPHDGYSLAYVNPATGKEPLFPTMSFRAQLLTEPTDPHFHNATEVYFVIEGEGVTHVGDEALEWGQWDVFVVPPDGVHHHEPDGEAILLGMTDRPVFEAFNFYAEAEPSS; from the coding sequence ATGGCCCAGCAAGAGCCGGAGGAGCTCCTGGAGATGAGCTCGGACACCCGAGATCTCCTCGACGAGCACGGCCTCCGCCCGCTGTGGGAGGTGGAGGACGACTTCGGGAACGTGATGGACGACCCCGAGGCGGACGTCTGGCACTGGGACGACATCCAGGCCGCCATCGACGGCATCGAGGCGGACGTCCCCATCGCCGAGTTGCCGCCGGGGTTCCAGCGGCGGGTCGCGGTCCCGATCAACACCTCGCTCGGGAACGCCATCTCGAACACCATCTACGTCGGCGTCCAGACCGTCTCGCCCGGCGAGACCGCCCCGTCACACCGGCACTCGGCGAACGCCCTCCGCTTCACCATCGACGGGCACGAGGAGATGAAGACGGTCGTCGCGGGCGAGGAGTTCCCGATGCGGGACAACGACCTCGTCACGACGCCACAGTGGGAGTGGCACGACCACGTCAACGACTCGGACGAGACGGCCGCGTGGCTCGACGTGCTCGACCTGCCGCTGTTCCTCGACTCGCTCAACAAGCGACAGGTGTTCGAGAACCACGAACTCGAGCGCCAGCCGGTGACGAAGACCCAGGGCTACTGGGACTCCCAGTACGGGCGGGGGCGACCCGCCAACGAGCGGTCCGACGGCGAGATTCCGGGCCCGTTCGAGGGGGTCCGGGAGGCGACGCCGCCGTACCGCTTCGGCTGGGACGAGATGCTCGAGTCGCTGCGCCAGCGGTCCGACAACGATGAACCCGACCCGCACGACGGCTACAGCCTCGCGTACGTCAACCCGGCGACGGGGAAGGAGCCGCTGTTCCCGACGATGTCGTTCCGGGCCCAGCTCCTGACCGAGCCGACGGACCCGCACTTCCACAACGCGACGGAGGTGTACTTCGTCATCGAGGGCGAGGGCGTCACCCACGTCGGCGACGAGGCGCTCGAGTGGGGCCAGTGGGACGTCTTCGTGGTCCCCCCGGACGGGGTCCACCACCACGAACCGGACGGCGAGGCGATCCTGCTGGGCATGACCGACCGGCCGGTGTTCGAGGCGTTCAACTTCTACGCCGAGGCCGAGCCGTCGTCCTGA
- a CDS encoding FAD-dependent monooxygenase, with the protein MSESHDEPVVVAGAGPTGMTAALALEARGVPAVVLEAESEDRERPGSRAIYVHGSTLHTLERNHDGLGKRLADAGLVWPTRRTLWRGKEVFSRTYSTPGGSGDLPHFTSLPQVDTEDFLLETLEEVGVDVHWDSTVETVESSADGVRVVTEDGEEWESPYVVGADGAGSTVRKEIGSEFDGSQSENSFIIADVDEDPENPRDHERVFHYDHPDLDGRNVLLVPFTGGWRVDIQCKVTDDPERLASDEAVSDMVATTLGERYRDRVAWVSSYQFKQVTADTFVDEHRRVLLAGEAGHLFAPFGARGMNSGIADADEAASAIAVASRARSRGVARAEVELYASRRETAAEYNKNAAGEALEYLQGDGVVTKFKKRAAAGLSDYWEDAGEWLDDAPYGPRGGPPIANVGRY; encoded by the coding sequence ATGTCCGAGAGTCACGACGAACCCGTCGTCGTCGCCGGTGCCGGGCCGACCGGGATGACCGCCGCGCTCGCGCTGGAGGCGCGGGGCGTTCCGGCCGTCGTCCTCGAGGCGGAGTCGGAGGACCGTGAACGGCCGGGAAGCCGGGCGATCTACGTGCACGGCTCGACGCTCCACACCCTCGAACGCAACCACGATGGGCTGGGGAAGCGGCTCGCCGACGCCGGCCTCGTGTGGCCCACCCGGCGGACGCTGTGGCGGGGCAAGGAGGTGTTCTCGCGCACCTACTCCACCCCCGGCGGCAGCGGCGACCTGCCCCACTTCACCAGCCTGCCGCAGGTCGACACCGAGGACTTCCTCCTCGAGACGCTCGAGGAGGTCGGCGTCGACGTCCACTGGGACTCGACGGTCGAGACGGTCGAGTCGAGCGCCGACGGCGTCCGCGTCGTGACCGAGGACGGCGAGGAGTGGGAGTCGCCGTACGTCGTCGGCGCCGACGGCGCCGGCTCGACGGTCCGCAAGGAGATCGGCTCCGAGTTCGACGGGAGCCAGTCGGAGAACTCGTTCATCATCGCAGACGTCGACGAGGACCCCGAGAACCCGCGCGACCACGAGCGCGTGTTCCACTACGACCACCCGGACCTGGACGGCCGGAACGTCCTGCTCGTCCCGTTCACGGGCGGGTGGCGCGTCGACATCCAGTGCAAGGTGACCGACGACCCCGAGCGCCTCGCCAGCGACGAGGCCGTGAGCGACATGGTCGCGACGACGCTCGGCGAGCGCTACCGCGACCGCGTCGCGTGGGTCTCCTCCTACCAGTTCAAGCAGGTCACCGCGGACACGTTCGTCGACGAGCACCGGCGGGTGCTGCTCGCGGGCGAGGCCGGCCACCTGTTCGCGCCGTTCGGCGCCCGGGGGATGAACTCCGGCATCGCCGACGCCGACGAGGCGGCCTCGGCCATCGCGGTCGCCTCGCGGGCCAGGAGCCGCGGCGTCGCCCGCGCCGAGGTCGAACTGTACGCCTCCCGGCGCGAGACGGCCGCCGAGTACAACAAGAACGCCGCCGGCGAGGCGCTCGAGTACCTCCAGGGCGACGGCGTCGTGACGAAGTTCAAGAAGCGGGCCGCCGCGGGGCTGTCCGACTACTGGGAGGACGCCGGCGAGTGGCTCGACGACGCGCCGTACGGGCCGCGGGGCGGCCCGCCGATCGCGAACGTCGGCCGGTACTGA
- a CDS encoding fumarylacetoacetate hydrolase family protein translates to MRFVHFDEGRLGLLTDDGVVDLTDRLGIDAEDPLIEYMEGDYDASEYADADPDFDREEVDLRSPVQRPGKVIAAPLNYEKHIEEAISDRDITTEEWFSIEDKGYFLKAPSSVVGPDHGVELPFSDRRTDHEIELAFVMGKEAKDVPAEEAWDHIFGYTILLDISVRGDQDRSNRKSYDTFTVIGPCVVTADEIDDPQDLEMELQLNGETRQQENTGDMVYTCADVVQYASIGATVEVGDVITTGTPEGVSELHDGDVIDAEIEDVGSMTVDVTGGDVAFADVDVAKGGQE, encoded by the coding sequence ATGCGATTCGTCCACTTCGACGAGGGACGTCTGGGGCTGTTGACCGACGACGGCGTCGTCGACCTGACCGACCGCCTCGGCATCGACGCAGAGGACCCCCTCATCGAGTACATGGAGGGGGACTACGACGCGAGCGAGTACGCGGACGCCGACCCCGACTTCGACCGCGAGGAGGTCGACCTCCGCTCGCCCGTCCAGCGGCCGGGCAAGGTGATCGCCGCGCCGCTCAACTACGAGAAGCACATCGAGGAGGCCATCTCCGACAGGGACATCACCACCGAGGAGTGGTTCTCCATCGAGGACAAGGGCTACTTCCTGAAGGCGCCCTCGAGCGTCGTCGGCCCGGACCACGGCGTCGAACTCCCGTTCTCGGACCGCCGGACGGACCACGAGATCGAACTCGCGTTCGTGATGGGCAAGGAGGCCAAGGACGTCCCCGCCGAGGAGGCGTGGGACCACATCTTCGGCTACACGATCCTGCTCGACATCTCGGTGCGGGGCGACCAGGACCGCTCGAACCGGAAGTCCTACGACACGTTCACGGTGATCGGCCCGTGCGTCGTCACCGCCGACGAGATCGACGACCCGCAGGACCTCGAGATGGAGCTGCAGCTCAACGGCGAGACGCGCCAGCAGGAGAACACCGGCGACATGGTGTACACCTGCGCGGACGTCGTCCAGTACGCCTCCATCGGCGCCACCGTCGAGGTCGGCGACGTCATCACCACGGGCACGCCCGAGGGCGTGAGCGAACTCCACGACGGCGACGTCATCGACGCCGAGATCGAGGACGTCGGCTCGATGACCGTCGACGTGACCGGGGGGGACGTGGCGTTCGCGGACGTCGACGTGGCCAAGGGCGGCCAGGAGTAG